Proteins from one Paenibacillus amylolyticus genomic window:
- a CDS encoding DinB family protein, giving the protein MSDANHSFGQALVKSLVGERGHIRIAHALPDIDVTLAARTHEAMPYTIYQLVKHMHYWQQFMLEHLEGRKPQLPANVSESWPGEKGPQDEAAWKADIQAFLDGIDQAVAIAETAQLDESLLYFPGETKAGLLRNIASHNSYHLGEIVLLRRFYGAWPPPGGGYPA; this is encoded by the coding sequence ATGTCAGATGCAAATCATAGCTTTGGGCAAGCCCTTGTCAAATCATTAGTGGGGGAACGCGGTCATATCCGCATTGCTCATGCTCTACCCGATATCGATGTCACACTTGCTGCTCGTACACACGAGGCCATGCCATATACGATCTATCAGTTGGTGAAGCATATGCATTATTGGCAGCAATTCATGCTCGAACACTTGGAAGGACGCAAGCCACAGCTCCCTGCCAACGTGAGCGAGAGCTGGCCTGGAGAGAAAGGTCCACAGGACGAAGCTGCGTGGAAGGCAGATATTCAGGCATTCCTGGATGGGATTGATCAAGCCGTAGCCATTGCAGAAACAGCGCAATTAGATGAGTCACTCCTTTATTTCCCCGGGGAAACCAAAGCAGGCCTTCTGCGCAATATCGCCTCCCATAACTCGTACCATCTGGGCGAAATTGTTCTGCTTCGTCGCTTCTACGGCGCATGGCCACCACCAGGAGGCGGGTACCCGGCGTAA
- a CDS encoding SDR family oxidoreductase, whose protein sequence is MGKLDHKVAIITGGASGIGEGMVDLFAQEGAIVIAADINEESLERVSQKENVYGMKLNVSSDEDWQALAKVVNERFGKIDILVNNAGISSEKPFEEINAQDWEKMLSINGYGPFAGMKHVTPYMAAQKKGSIVNISSYTAMIGQGFNHYSASKGAVRALSKAAATTFGRQGIRVNALFPGIIETPMTQSLNTSKELLERLIQATPLQRLGQAIDIAKAALFLASDDSSYITGSELVIDGGYSAQ, encoded by the coding sequence ATGGGAAAATTAGATCATAAAGTAGCCATTATTACTGGCGGAGCCTCTGGAATCGGAGAGGGCATGGTAGATCTTTTTGCGCAGGAAGGCGCCATCGTCATTGCTGCAGACATTAATGAAGAATCACTGGAGAGAGTAAGCCAAAAAGAGAATGTGTACGGAATGAAGTTGAATGTATCTTCGGATGAAGATTGGCAGGCACTGGCGAAAGTCGTGAATGAACGATTTGGCAAAATTGATATTCTGGTCAACAATGCAGGTATTTCATCAGAGAAGCCATTTGAGGAAATCAATGCACAGGATTGGGAGAAAATGCTCTCCATTAATGGTTACGGCCCATTCGCAGGCATGAAACATGTCACTCCTTATATGGCAGCCCAGAAGAAAGGCTCCATCGTCAATATCTCATCCTACACTGCCATGATTGGACAAGGCTTTAACCATTACTCGGCATCCAAAGGTGCGGTACGTGCATTATCCAAAGCCGCTGCGACCACCTTCGGTCGTCAAGGTATTCGGGTGAATGCTCTTTTCCCCGGGATCATCGAAACACCAATGACCCAATCCTTGAACACATCGAAGGAACTGCTTGAACGATTAATTCAGGCTACGCCTTTGCAGCGTCTCGGTCAGGCTATCGATATTGCCAAAGCCGCGTTGTTCCTGGCGTCGGATGATTCTTCGTACATTACCGGATCTGAACTGGTGATCGATGGTGGCTACTCAGCCCAATAG
- a CDS encoding helix-turn-helix domain-containing protein, whose translation MEEPLKVYNTAVEAFLEVIGGKWKPVILFHLTFGKKRNGELMKLIPAITQKVLTQQLGELTEAGVIVRISHHQVPPKVEYELTAYGWTLKEILHLMCRWGDIHVDNVYGERGKILFKPPTATDC comes from the coding sequence ATGGAGGAACCGCTCAAAGTATATAACACCGCAGTTGAAGCCTTTCTTGAAGTGATCGGTGGAAAGTGGAAGCCTGTTATTCTATTCCATCTTACGTTTGGCAAGAAACGTAATGGTGAGCTCATGAAACTGATCCCTGCGATCACCCAGAAAGTGTTGACTCAGCAACTTGGTGAACTGACGGAGGCGGGGGTCATCGTCCGAATCTCCCATCACCAGGTCCCGCCAAAAGTGGAGTATGAATTAACAGCGTATGGGTGGACGCTTAAAGAAATCCTTCATCTGATGTGCAGGTGGGGCGATATACATGTGGACAATGTTTATGGTGAGCGAGGAAAAATTCTGTTTAAGCCGCCGACTGCTACGGACTGTTGA
- a CDS encoding MarR family transcriptional regulator, whose amino-acid sequence MEEQNIFELIHNMDNFTNKLIIQWNKAFNEDLGVSHVLVLSHLHQHGKSRPSDIAKLLGFTPPTLSYLSDKMVAKELVVRMVDEADRRIIYLNITDKGAEVLERAILEGQKLRKSLFQKLNEEDRAQLVRIFEKMNRED is encoded by the coding sequence ATGGAAGAACAGAATATATTTGAGCTTATACACAACATGGATAATTTCACCAATAAATTGATCATACAGTGGAACAAAGCATTTAATGAGGACCTTGGAGTCTCTCATGTGCTTGTCCTCAGCCATCTTCATCAACATGGAAAAAGCCGACCTTCGGATATTGCAAAATTATTAGGATTCACTCCGCCTACCCTCAGTTATCTATCCGACAAGATGGTAGCCAAGGAATTAGTCGTTCGAATGGTAGACGAAGCGGACCGTCGCATTATTTATCTGAACATTACGGATAAAGGAGCCGAAGTCCTCGAAAGAGCCATATTGGAGGGTCAGAAGCTGCGTAAGAGTTTATTCCAGAAATTAAACGAAGAGGATCGCGCGCAATTGGTTCGTATTTTTGAGAAGATGAATCGGGAAGATTGA